A single genomic interval of Acipenser ruthenus chromosome 28, fAciRut3.2 maternal haplotype, whole genome shotgun sequence harbors:
- the LOC131701936 gene encoding interferon a3-like encodes MDLRSLWKCIFVMVDVSQSFSLGCKWIQHRYKDMSRDSLQLVTHMLGKEVVINEEHVENITSPGGVYITISQVSNISIIYKVLHHISKLYNGNMDSVRWDREKLDRFQSNLHTQTAHLKQCMDKEVIHSSGDHGKENQRIIHYFKKLENYLKRKKNSAHAWEIIRTQVWKHLQRLDLITASLRTPRNTSHV; translated from the exons ATGGATCTGAGGAGCTTATGGAAATGCATCTTTGTGATGGTAGACGTGAGCCAGAGTTTTTCTCTGGGATGCAAGTGGATTCAGCACCGGTACAAAGACATGAGCCGGGACAGCCTGCAACTGGTAACACACATGTTG ggTAAAGAGGTTGTGATAAACGAAGAACACGTGGAGAACATCACCTCCCCAGGTGGTGTTTACATAACAATCTCACAG GTGAGCAATATTTCGATTATATACAAAGTGCTTCATCATATCAGTAAGCTGTACAATGGAAATATGGACTCTGTGAGGTGGGACCGAGAAAAGCTGGACAGGTTTCAAAGCAACCTCCATACTCAGACTGCTCATCTTAAACAATGT ATGGATAAGGAGGTGatccacagctcaggagatcatGGGAAAGAGAACCAGagaattattcattattttaagaaACTGGAAAATTATTTGAAACGAAAG AAAAACAGTGCTCATGCCTGGGAGATTATCAGAACACAAGTTTGGAAACATTTGCAACGTCTTGACCTGATCACAGCTTCCTTGAGGACACCAAGGAACACTTCACATGTTTAA
- the LOC131701941 gene encoding interferon a3-like: MGRNIFAFCFVVSLLCGCCSSLGCKWIKDDLYKPTSKETMNLLKHMGKEFVKERAHMHIPPKAYKMHKHIKLGDNVFEVYEAFLNISKIFNLNQDSVTTWNRTALDIFRNNLYRQTKELKSCMQEMKYSDNRRSTEMKTLESYFKKLEHFLDNKNYSARAWEVIRIQVQDNLERMDRFTAHIRTHMMDNSNV, encoded by the exons ATGGGCCGAAATATATTCGCATTCTGCTTTGTAGTGTCGCTATTATGCGGCTGCTGCTCATCGCTAGGATGCAAATGGATCAAGGACGACCTGTACAAACCCACCAGCAAAGAAACCATGAACCTGCTGAAACACATG GGCAAGGAGTTTGTTAAGGAAAGAGCACACATGCATATCCCACCTAAAGCTTACAAAATGCACAAACACATAAAG TTGGGAGACAATGTGTTTGAGGTTTATGAAGCATTTCTTAACATCAGCAAGattttcaatttaaatcaagACTCGGTGACAACATGGAACAGGACTGCGCTGGATATCTTCAGGAACAACCTCTACCGACAGACTAAAGAACTCAAGTCTTGT atgcAGGAGATGAAGTACTCCGACAACAGACGATCTACTGAAATGAAGACATTGGAGTCATATTTTAAGAAGTTAGAACATTTTTTGGATAACAAG aatTACTCTGCTCGTGCCTGGGAGGTTATCAGAATACAAGTTCAAGACAATTTGGAAAGGATGGATCGATTCACTGCTCATATTAGAACACACATGATGGATAATTCCAATGTTtaa
- the LOC131701952 gene encoding interferon a3-like, translated as MGRNIFAFCFVLSLLCGCCSSLGCKWIKDDLYKPTSKETMNLLKHMGKEFVKERAHMHIPPKAYKMHKHIKLGDNVFEVYEAFLNISKIFNLNQDSVTTWNRTALDIFRNNLYRQTKELKSCMQEMKYSENRRSNEIKTLESYFKKLEHFLENKNYSARAWEVIRIQVQDNLERMDRFTAHIRTHMMDNSNV; from the exons ATGGGCCGAAATATATTCGCATTCTGCTTTGTACTGTCGCTATTATGCGGCTGCTGCTCATCGCTAGGATGCAAATGGATCAAGGACGACCTGTACAAACCCACCAGCAAAGAAACCATGAACCTGCTGAAACACATG gGCAAGGAGTTTGTTAAGGAAAGAGCACACATGCATATCCCACCTAAAGCTTACAAAATGCACAAACACATAAAG TTGGGAGACAATGTGTTTGAGGTTTATGAAGCATTTCTTAACATCAGCAAGattttcaatttaaatcaagACTCGGTGACAACATGGAACAGGACTGCGCTGGATATCTTCAGGAACAACCTCTACCGACAGACTAAAGAACTCAAGTCTTGT atgcAGGAGATGAAGTACTCCGAGAACAGACGATCTAATGAAATCAAGACATTGGAGTCATATTTTAAGAAGTTAGAACATTTTTTGGAAAACAAG aatTACTCTGCTCGTGCCTGGGAGGTTATCAGAATACAAGTTCAAGACAATTTGGAAAGGATGGATCGATTCACTGCTCATATTAGAACACACATGATGGATAATTCCAACGTTTaa
- the LOC131701927 gene encoding interferon a3-like, producing MDLRSLWKCIFVMVAVSQSFSLGCKWIQHRYKDVSRDSLQLITHMGKEFVMNEEHVENIPSPGGVYITNSQVSNISIIYKVLHHISKLYNGNMDSVRWDREKLDRFQSNLHTQTAHLKQCMDKEVIHSSGDHGKENQRIIHYFKKLENYLKRKVRLDLITASLRRPRNTSHV from the exons ATGGATCTGAGGAGCTTATGGAAATGCATCTTTGTGATGGTAGCCGTGAGCCAGAGTTTTTCTCTGGGGTGCAAGTGGATTCAGCACCGGTACAAAGACGTGAGCCGGGACAGCCTGCAACTGATAACACACATG gGTAAAGAGTTCGTGATGAACGAAGAACACGTGGAGAACATCCCCTCCCCAGGTGGTGTTTACATAACAAACTCACAG GTGAGCAATATTTCGATTATATACAAAGTGCTTCATCATATCAGTAAGCTGTACAATGGAAATATGGACTCTGTGAGGTGGGACCGAGAAAAGCTGGACAGGTTTCAAAGCAACCTCCATACTCAGACTGCTCATCTTAAACAATGT ATGGATAAGGAGGTGatccacagctcaggagatcatGGGAAAGAGAACCAGagaattattcattattttaagaaACTGGAAAATTATTTGAAACGAAAG GTACGTCTTGACCTGATCACAGCTTCCTTGAGGAGACCAAGGAACACTTCACATGTTTAA